Proteins encoded together in one Octopus bimaculoides isolate UCB-OBI-ISO-001 chromosome 24, ASM119413v2, whole genome shotgun sequence window:
- the LOC106876236 gene encoding uncharacterized protein LOC106876236: MPTRIVYDLNEDSQSAVTQEKYEDVTPETHPLTNEDKKNTSPQMPDAKEDTHRCKFQSYQRRTFKILFPICLFAFVVCVILSIIIFSMQRKNLSFRPESHYALFHLKTSHYTASEEASYLKWVKDEGNFKLVNGTYISIPQDGVYQINCAVQLYIPKNSTAAVTTLVLERKYNGKHYVFMKKRASFLNTPEHAIIQLSFRYKLVSNNEIFLKINKARFVRPNMPSSYLYITSLHVNNL, from the exons ATGCCCACCCGAATCGTATACGATCTAAATGAAGATAGCCAATCTGCAGTTActcaagaaaaatatgaagatgtCACACCTGAGACTCACCCACTAACTAATGAAGATAAGAAAAATACTAGTCCCCAAATGCCTGACGCGAAAGAAGATACACATCGGTGCAAGTTTCAAAGTTATCAAAGACGTACCTTTAAAATCTTATTTCCTATTTGTCTTTTTGCTTTTGTGGTATGCGTAATATTAAGTATTATAATTTTTTCAATGCAG cGGAAAAATCTCTCATTTCGTCCAGAAT CTCACTATGCCTTGTTCCACCTGAAAACAAGTCATTACACAGCATCGG aGGAAGCTTCTTATTTAAAGTGGGTGAAAGATGAAGGCAACTTTAAATTGGTTAATGGAACTTACATTTCTATACCTCAAGATGGGGTTTACCAAATAAATTGTGCAGTGCAACTGTACATTCCGAAAAATTCTACTGCAGCAGTTACTACCTTGGTgttggaaagaaaatataatggaaaacatTATGTGTTTATGAAGAAAAGAGCCAGCTTTTTAAATACACCAGAACATGCCATCATACAATTATCATTTCGATACAAACTTGTATCTAACAATGAAAtctttttgaaaataaacaaagcgAGATTTGTCAGGCCCAATATGCCCTCAAGCTACTTGTATATCACCAGCTTACATGTAAATAATCTTTAA